One Actinospica robiniae DSM 44927 genomic region harbors:
- a CDS encoding IS4 family transposase: MPALTRAITRACGSFAAGHLGPLTQVIPFELVDAVLAETGRTERRVRRLPSRVALYLVLAMALFEKAPISGVFSVLSAGLRAPAVSEKALRDARRRIGPEPVKALFDVLAGPIAQPHTPGTRYRRWRTVAFDGCSSTKIPDTPDNRAVYGRAPVRHGHAGYPMLMLMTLAETGTRALAAAVFGPSGTGEIAYAEKLLAHLDASMLLLADRGFDAAGFLAKAAGTGAHLLVRATANRRPPVLAHLPDGSYLTLIGTLRMRVIEAEVTVTATDGSTHTGTYRLITTLLEHRSDPAPTLLALYHERWETETAFLAIRHTLLDGRVLRSRDPAGLAQEMWGILTVYQALRTLMCEAAETIPGTDPDRMSFTLALHTARTHTILADLGNPTDRPGPIGHAVLAHPNPARRPRHSTRKLKSPGQRYTYKDPTRPTHSTTITGITLTIHPPTITPPPAPPPGQPGQPGRAPEKNHVLNLLRQTPYQPRRIPEIAAALGISGRKHTNNLGVRINRWAHQGLLTKTAPGTYTIKKQPLTDHQNP; encoded by the coding sequence ATGCCCGCTCTCACCCGCGCCATCACGCGCGCCTGTGGTTCCTTCGCCGCGGGCCATCTCGGTCCTTTGACACAGGTGATCCCGTTCGAGCTGGTCGACGCGGTACTCGCCGAGACCGGCCGCACCGAGCGGCGAGTGCGCCGGCTGCCCTCACGCGTCGCGCTCTACCTCGTGCTGGCGATGGCGCTGTTCGAGAAGGCCCCGATATCCGGGGTGTTCTCCGTGCTGAGCGCGGGACTGAGGGCACCGGCGGTCTCGGAGAAGGCGTTGCGCGACGCACGCCGGCGGATCGGGCCGGAACCGGTCAAAGCGCTCTTCGACGTGCTCGCCGGCCCGATCGCGCAACCACACACCCCCGGAACGCGCTACCGCAGGTGGCGCACGGTCGCGTTCGACGGCTGCTCCTCCACCAAGATCCCCGACACCCCGGACAACCGGGCCGTCTACGGCCGCGCACCGGTACGCCACGGACACGCCGGCTACCCGATGCTGATGCTCATGACCCTGGCCGAGACCGGCACCCGCGCACTGGCCGCAGCGGTGTTCGGACCGAGTGGCACCGGGGAGATCGCCTACGCCGAGAAACTCCTTGCCCACCTCGACGCGAGCATGCTGCTACTGGCCGACCGCGGCTTCGACGCCGCCGGTTTCCTGGCCAAAGCCGCCGGCACCGGGGCACACCTGCTCGTGCGCGCCACCGCCAACCGCCGCCCGCCCGTGCTCGCACACCTACCCGACGGCTCCTACCTCACCCTGATCGGCACACTCAGGATGCGGGTGATCGAAGCCGAGGTCACCGTCACCGCCACCGACGGCTCCACCCACACCGGCACCTACCGGCTGATCACCACCCTGCTCGAACACCGGTCCGACCCCGCACCCACACTCCTCGCCCTCTACCACGAACGCTGGGAGACCGAGACCGCGTTCCTCGCCATCCGCCACACCCTGCTCGACGGACGCGTCCTACGCTCACGCGACCCCGCGGGCCTGGCCCAGGAGATGTGGGGCATCCTCACCGTCTACCAGGCCCTACGCACCCTCATGTGCGAAGCAGCCGAAACAATCCCCGGCACCGACCCCGACCGGATGTCCTTCACCCTCGCCCTGCACACCGCCCGCACCCACACCATCCTCGCCGACCTCGGCAACCCCACCGACCGGCCCGGGCCCATCGGCCACGCCGTCCTGGCCCACCCCAACCCCGCCCGCCGCCCCCGCCACAGCACCCGCAAACTCAAATCCCCCGGCCAGCGCTACACCTACAAAGACCCCACCAGACCCACCCACAGCACCACGATCACCGGCATCACCCTCACGATCCACCCGCCCACCATCACCCCGCCACCCGCCCCACCCCCCGGCCAACCCGGCCAACCCGGCCGAGCACCCGAGAAAAACCACGTCCTGAACCTCCTCCGACAGACCCCCTACCAGCCCCGACGCATCCCCGAGATCGCCGCCGCCCTCGGTATCAGCGGCCGAAAACACACCAACAACCTGGGCGTCAGAATCAACCGCTGGGCCCACCAAGGACTCCTGACCAAAACAGCCCCCGGCACCTACACGATCAAGAAACAGCCCTTGACAGACCACCAGAACCCTTAA